DNA from Alnus glutinosa chromosome 2, dhAlnGlut1.1, whole genome shotgun sequence:
CAAAACGACAAGGTTAACTCGGGAGTTAGTGTTAATTGATTAGAATTATAATAAAGTACAAAAGTAATCAGCAAACAGACACAGCTTCACTAATCCCAAGTATCCAAAGACCCGATTAATCTTAATTTCTTGTGCTATTGTATTTTTGAGGTGTTACAAATTGTTAGGACGGTTTTTCTCGTGCCGGAATATCAATTGGAATCAcctgtaaaagaaaagaaaaataaataaagaggcTTGCCTGTATGGGCTGACAATGGATGattccgatgcttaagtcagtaaaTGTCTAAAGAATAGCTTAGAATAAAAACGTGACAGAGTTTCGGGATGAGACCAAAAGTCCATTTTATCATTGTGGGTTGCCTTTTATAATGACATGCCTTCTCACCATATGTACTATCATCATTTTTAGGGTGGTTTATCCCACACTTATTGACATTCTATCATGCCTTGTATATGCTTGAGGTCTAGGGCTCGTGGATTGGTGATAAAAGTGGCACAGGTGGCACGGAAATGGCCAAGTGGCGCGAATGTGATTTTGGAGATAATCCTGTGTTTCAACTATTGGGTGAACTCGGGTTAGTGGGCTAGTGGTTCGGTTATGTGAGCTTGCCGGCCCATAAGCCCAACACAAATGTTTATATTAATAAGAATTAGGTAAATATTGACAAATAACTCAGTTGTATAATGCATACGTCGGAATTGGATGTGTGTCAAGAAACTATTAGATCAAGCCATTTATTTGGTTCATTTCTATATATCATTAGGTTTTATATTTCACTGTAGTGTTTGTACCGTGGTCTATGTTGGGGTGCCCCACCCCCTTCTTTTGTATTATCCTTGCTTTTCTTAATGCAATCTCTCACCTACCCAGGGAAAAAACAACTGATggaaatttgaaaatacatgcaTGATTCTCAGGCTAGTTTAATCAGAAAAAGTATGATTAAAACCAAGGGTTATTTGACCCTTAATCATATGATAAACACAGGAGTATTAAAGGGGTTACAGGAGAGTTAAAAAAGGTCAGCGAGGGGCCCTTAAGAAAAGGGACAACAAAGCATTAGAGCATTAGAGGGCAACCACCAATGTCCTCACTAGGAGACAGTAGGGTCACTTGCATTAGATGATTTTAGGTACAAAACTCTTGGGCATATCGTGGGATATTCTTTACTCCTTTCGAAAATTtagaacatatatatagaacTGCATAATTAAGGGTCACCTAGTTTAGGTGAAACAGCATCAAGCATGacaccaagaagaagaaaaagaagcaaagagaAGAGTTTCTAAGTCATCTGAAACCTCAACAAAACTCTTTCTGATGATGAAAGATTTAACTTAACAAGTTAGTCAAAAGTGAGAAATTAGAAATAAGATTCAAAGATAACAATGTTACATCtttttagaaattaaaaaattgaggaCAGTTGTCTTTCAAACTGGTTTGGAGTAAATTTCTCCAacttagtctattaaattgacatctgTCTTTAGAGCACATGATTCTCACAATTATGACCTTTGATTTGGTTCATGAATAAGAATATTCCTACAAGATTTTGGTGTTGGGTCAATCTCTGGTATGAGCAATAATCACATATATTACTTAGATGACCATTTTTGGTGATCAAATGTTCcattttaaattttgcattgcAGGCTAATTTACAAATATTGTGCTATGGAATTCAGTATGGCAACTGTATATGGTCATCCAAGGGCCAATCTGCAGCAAGAATTTCAACCTCCCTTGGTTGGTGCCTGTTCTGCATGATGAAATCAGATCAACACTCACAAATTTTTCCAATAAGTTGGACCAATAATTTCTGCTCCCCTATAATAAACAATCGAGCATGATATGCATGAGATATCAAATAGTCAATCACTCCCAATCTTCTGCTCAAGGGACAGAACCAGAATTTTGTCTAATTTTGATAGGGGCAAAGCCTAGTTTTTAGgccgaaatatatatatatatattttaattttattttaattctaactttttaattttaaatacaaaagtTATCAGAAAAAGGCAttgaagataaaataaattttattatttcttttattaaacattGTACAACAGTTATTTCTGTATATTTCTGATAACTGGAcagcagttacttctgtataatattgaaataactgctaatccaaccgtccataactgcttAAGTAATAGTCATAAACTGCTGTTTTAACATACACTTAAatctgaccatcagatcaaataactgtctatgattgattaataataaccattagatcgttatttattaatctcaaccattagatcaaatgtgatttgaccttacagtttatttatttgattgtccagtaaatccaaccactggatttacctaagaagcatcctatggtttagattaaaTCACTAGATCGATTGATCAGGATCATCCAAAATCGAAAGGTCATGAGTGCGCTATCAAAGCGCCACTAGCGCCCTACAACCCACTGCCACACACACGCGCGCGTGTGCGTCCGGTGCTTCGCACCGTACTAAAGTATACACCCAAgtattactttaaatgcttaaagtgtgttggtccttataaatgccaactccagtttctctttttcccatgtgggactatcttcatttaatgctctttaacaccttccttttaaatcattcccaagacacaaaataaatatatatacatattaattttgaaaatactttaacattatTCATCCAGTACTCTTgactatttttttcattttaattaatatgagaTTAAGATcaatataaaattgtttttgcaTAATTACCGACAGTTAACATGCATGGATTGGCTGAAAACACAATTAATACTAATTCACGGGCTGGAATGGATTACTTTCTGTCAATCACAAGCCATCGATGCCACCAAGTCTTGTTCGGCAGAAAGTAagtatattttttgtttgatatgCCGGCCTTTGCATACTGGGATTGGCTAGTCATGCTTAGTTTCTTGGCTTTGTCTATGCCTTCTCTCCTTTGGACTGTGTGGTGCGCGCATGTGCTCGCGCGTTTCCCGCGATGTTTTTGTCAGTATATATGTTCATAGCAGTGTAATAAACCTTTCCCATGCTGGCTGTTGTTCATCAAGTTTACCTCTTGTATATTCGTGGTTAATGTTTCATTAATTTACCTTCTGTTTATGCATTTTGGGATCTTGATGATCATGGAAATAAAGCTAATTATGTCTATCTAAATAGAACTGCATGATAGCGTGTCTGtgtattagagagagagagagagagagagaggacgcCAAAAAGTCAAAAACGTATTAATGTGTAGCTTAAAAACTAACAGAACACTGATATTGATGTTTTCTCTATTAGATTTTCTGTGTAAATTTGCTTCTTTCTGAAGGTTTCAGAACACTGATATCGAATTAAATTTACACCGTTGAAAAAACTATATTACTTAAATGCCTATATTActtaaatgacaaaaaaaatattacaatttttattataatatttgaattaaaatattttgtttgaaaaaaatgttttgatatgacaaaattggaaaaaataaataaaaaaaattgtgttttgtgCTTTTGGTAAAATTGTCAAGTTTTGACACGAGTTACAAATATGAAacgaacccaacacgaaattatcGTGTTAGGTTGAAGGaatgacttgtttaattaaatgggtcgggttatAGTTTACCTATAAAGTCTTATACATGTGCCGTGATACAACTCGAACTCGACACGTGACATTTGAGGTTGACTATTTTTGATACTACTCGCGAACCTGACATGAACCCAACATGAATTTAGTTGGTTAGAATTAAGaaatttgacccgtttaattaaatgggtcaagttatagttgacctatatagtcttataccaaTGTCTCGATACGACCCGAACTTGACTCATGGGCTTGAATTATCACCTCTAATTTTGGGTTGTTTATTAATGTCTTTGACTTtagaacagaaaacaaaaacattaacaaacatgacCTTTGAACAAGAAGGCAGAGGAAAAATTAGAAGAAGTGGAAAGGGATCGACTGTTTCTCACTTGACAGTAATCAATCACAATAATCTTCGCACTAACCTCTATAACAATTTTATTGGTCTAGTGTTCATGAAATTAAAGACACTGTTCATCCAACTAAAAATAGAAACCAAAGACACTTGGGGAGCAGAATATGGGAGCATGTTCATTGGTTATAGTTCTCCAAGAAAAAAATGGTCTTGTTGTTAGGAAATAAGTCCTATTTCCCAGGACCCGTGAGAAgcgaaaaaattaagaagacaagGGAGAAATTAAATTACCcacaaatgacacaaagatttaagtggttccctcaaaccgaggtacatccactgtaggagacgcagagaaaattcactattaaaatAGTTACAgggagaaaatcactcaaagcccaaagccccaatacacccagATTTCACTCACTTGTGTATTGTTGTACGACACATCAAGAAGAGaaaacctctctttcttttactttgtacCGCACACCAAGAAGGATAAACTTCcttctttgcttctttctttttctcttgctttGAGATTCCTAGATTTTCTGCTTCACTTCTTCTCCCCTTCTATGTTTGGTTGGCCATGTGCTTCTTATATAGGAAAGAAGCAACCACAACTTCTTCCACAAGAAGGCTCCACCATCCACCATTGAGTGGCAAGAAGGCTCCACCATCCATCATTGAGTGGAATGAGTGGCAAGAAGGCTCCACCATCCACCATTAAGTGGCTTGCTCCACCATCCACACAATGACATCCACTCAATTAACTATAATCATGTCAAAACCTAACACTTGTTCCAGATGATTGAAGCCATCCTCCCATGAGAGCATGGAATCCACACTTCCAGCCCATTGTCGTAGAGAATCTTCTTGAATTGAGGGGGATTCACCCATGGAAGGGTTGCTAGAgttttccaaggaaaatgaagAAGTGTAGGAAGTATTGGTGTTGGCTTCTTGTTTCATCCATGAGTATCCCAAGTCCAAGCTTCCCCACCAGCCATCATAATTGTTTAAAACATCATTTGTTTCATCCAAGGAAATTAATTCCACTTCATCCCTGTTCTCCTCTGTTCCTGCAGAATCTCTCTTGGCATGATTGTCCATGGAGGACTTAAACTCCACGCTTTCCTCTTGTCCTTTTGATGAATTTGACTCATTATTATCACCATTGCTTCCTTTTTGCTCAAAGGGCTCGTGAGTCACAGGGTCTAAGCCAAGGAGCTTTAACCTCTTCTTGATTCTTGTATTCCAGTGGTTCTTGATTTCATTGTCAGTCCGACCAGGAAAATGTGCAGCAATCTTAGACCACCTGCAGAATTCTTCATTGTGTTAGGAGAAAGAACCAGCTTAACAACTCAGTTTCTATTacatgttaaattactatttatctaaaaagcttaaactaatagaaagtgatgaatttaattatttaatttatattctaacacccACAACACGTGAAATATCTAATTGAAATATGAGATGAATGATAGAGACAGGGTTAAATTTAGAACCTCTACtctttgataccatattaaattaccgCTTACCTGTTACCAAGACGTGAATGAAGCTGAATAATTTCAGTCTCTTCCGTTTCTG
Protein-coding regions in this window:
- the LOC133859962 gene encoding myb-related protein 315-like; translation: MGRQPCCDKVGLKRGPWTIEEDHKLMNFILNNGIHCWRMVPKLAGLLRCGKSCRLRWINYLRPDLKRGGFTETEETEIIQLHSRLGNRWSKIAAHFPGRTDNEIKNHWNTRIKKRLKLLGLDPVTHEPFEQKGSNGDNNESNSSKGQEESVEFKSSMDNHAKRDSAGTEENRDEVELISLDETNDVLNNYDGWWGSLDLGYSWMKQEANTNTSYTSSFSLENSSNPSMGESPSIQEDSLRQWAGSVDSMLSWEDGFNHLEQVLGFDMIIVN